DNA from Rhipicephalus microplus isolate Deutch F79 chromosome 5, USDA_Rmic, whole genome shotgun sequence:
TCATCTCCCGGCCGCGAACGCGAACTTCGTATCAAGCACCTAGCTTGTTCTTGGTTCAGTGCTTGAGTGCGGTCTTTTCAACGCAGGACCTTCATGTCATAAGCTTCCCGCGACAACATTCCAAACGGCATGCTAGGCCTAATGGGCATTCTCGCGTTTCGGCAGCGGTCGCGTGCTAAGTTGCGGTTTCGTACGGAATCAACGAAACTCTTTGCGGTGGCTTCACTTGCGGTGGCTTCACAAAACGGTAACGGAGACAAAAGTGGCACGTGTAGAGATCGAATGGTGGCTCGCGATTCGATTGCAGTGCATCGCAAAATTGTGTGTGCGCCCGTGAAATCGAATGATTGGGGTCTTTCAGCGCGTGAAGTTTCGGACGTGACTCGACAGTTTCTGTGTAATGCGCATAATCGAGGTGGTCTTAGAAGTGGGTGACGAATTTTCGCAAAGGTGCTTTCTTTCGTTCGAcaccccccctcacacacacacacagccttTTCGCGCCAATTGGTTcctgaagctgtttttttttcgcattccgTTTTTCATTAGGCCACTACTGGAGCGAAtcattggcaccagagttcaatcGAAGCGCCCATTATTAACGGATCTACGAGTACTGAAAAAGTACCCTCCTCCTCCACTCCGCCTTTCACTCTCAACTGTCCTGAACTCTTCCTTCGAGCGCCGggggctaagctccgccttcacggcgCCTGAGTCACGTTGTGGCGCGAGACAGCACACGCGTAAATCCCGCCGCCGATTCCGGCACCGGCTGTCTGTGACAGCCGGTGCCGGAAGCACGTTCCACAGCCAATCGGATCAGCGGGAAACGATGACGTCAGTGTggcagagcgtgtcgcttggtgtattatgggcggttgaaaacgcgtttggccgagtcgcagcgATCTGGAGTGATACGCAGCTTTAAAGCGCAATAAATTGCGCAGTTTACGCAGAGGGCTCAAATCGGTCTCTAAATAACCCTTGGGACTTGGTCTACCGGTccaatgtgtttgtaaaaaaaatgtcCAACCCGTTTTAGCGTCCTTTTAATTTCATTGGCAACGCGTATCTTAGGATGTTATTTTTTTCAACCTTCGGAAatttaaacgttttttttttaacattcggAAATATAAACGCATCGCATGCTTCgctgcatgctcaacacgtttCGCGCAAGTGCGACCCTTAAACAAGGCTGTTTTGGTACGGTACCACTCATAGAGCGGATATTCGCTATACTCCCGTgacttacgttataagcggtctataTTGTATTTGCAGGCTGGCATTTCATAGTTGTCTTAATAAAAGTGTGCTCTCTTCGTGTCTAGAGTAAAAAATTCTGTCTCCAGACGTCAATTTCGGATGCTGAAAATCGTCGGTGTTTGAGTTTCTAGACTCCTTCGCCATTCGAGATGGGATGCGGACTTGTATATAGTTAGCTCATATTCAGTACGCTTTCTTGTAGCGCACTATCTGTCTATATGTGCCTTCATTTCTTCCTGTCTTTTACGCGCACTACAATAAAACGTTCCTTCCCATATTTTAGGTCCTAAACAGCATTATTTGATGTCCCACCTCCTCCACATCTACCTTCTCTATGTTGAAACCAGCGATTTTGGGAAGACGGATTTTAGTATATACTTAATTAAAATGGTCACAAAAATTATTGTTGGCAGTGAAGCAGTCGCAACTATTAAATTTACATGGTAAGATAAAATTTTTTAGGCTATGTTTTTGGGGTACCAATTTTTAAAATTGCATTGTGGCTTGAGATGCGAAGTCTAATAGTCCATTGGGCAATAACGCATGCATCGGATGCTATATATAACCAAAATGCCAGCTCAGGCTTGTAGAAATATCTAAAAGTGGCTTTCAGCATGACACATGCGAGTTTCCTTATCATCTTTGTCATTCACTGCAGGCATCTGTTCCACCCCGAGCAGCTCATCTCGGGCAAGGAGGACGCGGCGAACAACTATGCTCGCGGCCACTACACCATCGGCAAGGAGATCGTGGATCCGGTGCTGGACCGAATCAggaagctagccgaacagtgcactgGCCTGCAGGGTTTCCTCATCTTCCACAGCTTCGGAGGTGGCACCGGCTCGGGCTTCACCTCTCTTCTCATGGAGCGCCTGTCGGTGGACTACGGAAAGAAGTCCAAGCTTGAGTTTGCCATCTACCCAGCCCCGCAGGTACCTTCTTTGTGTGACCTCCTATTCTGTACGGGGGAAGTgttttttaaaagaaaaagaaaagtgagccccgtaactgtctttcagtgggaggacacctcaacagtagctcacgagggaaggGGGTAGAGAATGGAATAAAAGGGAATAAAAGCATAGGATTAAaagggtagagagagagagaggaaggagagcgaggtggtgggacagggagcgacggaagtgagaaaacaggaaagaaggacacggttgcagaagtctgaggacggggcaccactggcgagagctcttgtcagcgacagtagatggcgtagggctaatccagtcggccagagctacgctgtcgtcgtcgtaggggaccggcggcaggaggaggcgtaggaccaacccagtcggccagagctgcgctgtcgtcggagatcgcgatggtacaaccggtcggcacggaaccCAGCGAGCGAGTGTCTATTCTGTACAGTAGTTTTGCTTGAACTCGGGCTATCCAGACATTATGGAAGTGTTGGCGGCCCGGCTTCCTGGATAGGCTGCTGGCTAATCCTGTTGGCCCAGGAGCTGCCTCATGTCAGTTGTCCACGCCAGTCTGTCTAACAGTACACCTGTCTTTGGCCATGTGGCTGGTGTAGGCTTGCTCTCCTAGATATTCCTGTTCTTCGTGGAGTCCAACGGACGAGTACAATGGGTTTACACCATAGTTTTCATGCTGTGTAGATCTGCGATTCAGTACCATGCTGTTGTACCATTTTCTATATTAATTGTTTGCTTTAAGGCGAGCCACTTTTATCTTAACGTTCCCGTTGGAATAGCAATATAATGTAGCGATGTAGACCAGGAGTGTTGTTCAGTTTGGCGAGTATTGTCATCTGCTAGTTAAGCAGGTGGTTGCTTACATGCTGTCATTAAATGGCGCGACAGTAGTGTGCGCGCGCTGGTGCTCACTCTTCCGTGTTCCTGTCGCAGATATCCACAGCAGTAGTGGAACCGTACAACTCCATTCTCACCACGCACACCACCCTCGAGCATTCCGACTGCGCTTTCATGGTCGACAACGAGGCCATCTTCGACATCTGCCGCCGCAACCTCGACATCGAGAGGCCTAGCTACACGAACCTCAACAGGCTCATCGGCCAGATTGTCTCCTCAATCACTGCCTCCCTGCGGTTCGACGGCGCACTGAACGTCGACCTGACAGAGTTCCAGACAAACTTGGTGCCCTACCCTCGCATTCACTTCCCCTTGGTCACATACGCTCCGGTCATCTCTGCCGAGAAGGCTTACCACGAGCAGCTCACGGTCTCGGAGATCACGAATGCCTGCTTTGAGCCCGCCAACCAGATGGTCAAGTGTGACCCACGCCACGGAAAGTACATGGCCTGTTGTCTACTGTACAGAGGAGATGTTGTGCCAAAGGACGTCAACGCAGCCATTGCTGCCATTAAGACCAAGCGCACTATCCAGTTCGTGGACTGGTGCCCCACTGGATTCAAGGTATATTTGCTGCTGATACTGTACACACAGTAGTAGTGTGTGATTGGGAAGACTGGGAGATCCTAAATAGACAAAATGTTGAGAACTAGTGAAGAATGCCGAGAAAAGTAGCGGGTGTTGTTTGTGCGTGATCGAATTTATTTCAAATTTTGGGAGCGGTGGCGGATATAGTAAGAAATGAATTGGGGTGCTAACTGAAAACGAGAAGCTCTATTCTAGTTTGAATTAAAATTTTGGCTACAGCAGCCAGAGATCTAAACAGCCCTTTTCGGCATTGACTCGGTTAAACTACTTATAATTATTTTCTGAGAGAGTCTGGTAGAAAAAATTTAGCGCACCATCTTATTTTTACCATTTGCTAAAGTGCCTGCAATTGAGCAATGAGTATGAAGACTTGGGACGCAATTCCAACTGGTTTCATATCCATCCGAAGCGAGGCTGTACAGCTTGCCTTTGGTATCCTTGGAAGTGGCCTGTTGTTCTCTGGTGTCAATTCGAAAACCTGGTTTGTATTGCAGGTTGGCATCAACTACCAGCCCCCAACGGTTGTACCCGGTGGCGACCTTGCCAAAGTCCAGCGTGCCGTGTGCATGCTGTCAAATACAACTGCCATTGCGGAGGCCTGGGCCCGTCTAGACCACAAGTTTGACCTCATGTACGCAAAGCGGGCATTCGTGCACTGGTACGTTGGCGAAGGCATGGAGGAAGGCGAGTTCTCCGAGGCGAGGGAGGACTTAGCTGCGCTCGAAAAGGACTATGAGGAGGTCGGCGTCGACTCGGCGGAAGGCGCAGATGACGAGTCTGGCGTGGAGTTCTAAGTGTCAGTACCGTCCAGCTCGGGGGGCCGTGaaataaagcatttttttttcttcaaacctgTTGGTCCTCATACTGCAGCGCTTGGTCTGTGCAGATGCAGTAGTTCTTGTTTAATTAAAGTGTGACACAGATAAGCCAGAACTGATTAGCATAGTGCAGTGATGCTGTGGCCTGCATGTAGGGGATCGGGTCCGTTTAGCAGCTCCCAATTGACGCTTCCTCTCCAATGTGGACGCAACAACCGACGCAAGATTGGCGATACTGCAGTTTCCATGTTGTATCACGCCTCATGCGTTCGAAAAATAAGCGCGCTGTACGAAGAAATCGAGCACCGAGAAACGCACAACGCGTGACATACGGGTACTACTCGCGCGTCTCGGCCCACTGCGCCATGTGCGTCGCTTCCGCGATTAGGCCTCGGTGACGCGCCATGAGAACAACGGTACGCTGCCGTATCCGATCCCGTGGCTCGCAGCAAGTGAAACAGAAGGCAAAAGCAGCGATGAGTGCACGCGTCCAGCGCACGTGCTGGCTCATGAGCAGAGCTGCCAAGAACGAAACTTGTAAAACAGAGTACCGCCACGTGGTCGGACCCGTAATCCAAGGCACCACCGACTCTGCATGCCATTCTTTTCGGTGCTCCTGACGAGCCTCGGTTGATCCCCAAGGGCAGGGCTGGACAGCATCGCCTCACACCTCTATCCCCGCCCTGCTCTTCGGTGTGTGCCGTGCATTCCCATGTGATATGTTAGAGCGTCGGTGTGCTTCCACATCACGGGGATATGTATTTGTATGCCGTAGTACGTATGTTCTCTGTGGATGTTTATATGTGTGTTCGTTGACGATATAACAATACGGATAACAAAGGGCAACTTGGACGAAAACGAAGAAGAGCTCCGATTGGCATCCAATATAATGGAACCGTATACAAAAGAAAGAGGACTACAGTAAGAACTGATTTGCCTCACAAAAGACAAGAAATGAAGAACAGATCCGGGACTCAAAGTCGAGGTCCCTCTTCAAGAGACTTATCTCGGAGAGGTCAATGTGGCTACAATCGAACAACAGATGCCCCCACACTTGAAACGCAACAAATTAATTGGATGATAGCCCATGTGAAGCTGAAAAGCTTTACTGGTACTAAGAAGTTGAAACGACCATGAAAGCCAGCCGCGAGAACATcccatttctaaaaaaaaaaaaaaaaaaaaatcgcagcatatccacagtgtgaatgatagagagtggggcgaagcattcgtccgtccattcgttcttgcttccgtccgtccatgcgtccatctgtgtgaccgcccatccgtgcgtgcgtttgttcgtgcgtccgtctctgcgttcgcccctgcgtccgttcatgcgtccatccatgcatgtctgtgtgtgcgtttgtccatctattcaacactccaagtaccaccatctcgcatcttttcatcatatattcctcatatagaagcaccgccatccagcggacattccaaggactgaacgagaggaggcacacgcacactttgttatggcttgcgcttcatgtctacttcccacctttaaccacctcgagttgatggtatatacaaattcactgtattcattgcactgcggcccaacgctcgctaaacctttctaaaaccaaggaggttacgctcagcgagtataacgtagcaaccttttcctgttagatagtgctcaatgtacatgccaatggctgctaacgggaaaggagagacaggagaattcggcttttactttcttacggcttgcgcttcgtatctaattcccacctttaaccacctcgagttcattcatcgtatatactagttcattgtattcatggcacttcggctcaacgctcgctaaacctttctaaaactaagcaggttacacccagcgagtataacgtagcaaccctttcttgtcagatagtgctcaatgtacataccaatggctgctaatggggattgcagcgtgcgcgttaactaaaagccggatgctcccctctctcattccctattagcagtcattggcatgtacattgagcactatttttttatttttcaacaacgcacagaagaaatatctcaccggcaccaccttgaaggtcaaaatgttatacttgttacatactacaacgtctacgagggacgaacgggtgtcgctacaaggagcttcgcccctaaaagggtcTTCGCACATCGGTTGTATTCGTACACGGAACTTTTTTAGTTCGAGGCCGCGGCCACTCGAGAAACTGTTTAGCTAGTGGGTTGTTTGTGATAAACGACTTATAAACATAAAATGAAAGTTTTCTTTTTAAAACAAGGTTTTGAACACAACTGCCGTCCCCTGCCATTTGCGTGAGTGTGGGCGGTGGTCCCGTACCCCTGAACGAATTCATGCCCGTCCTTCGGGGTAATAGCCCCGGGGAAAGATATGCGGGGGACAGACGGTCCCATCCGTTGCACTAGCGCGACGGACTTAGATTTTGTTTCTTGTGGCGTATGCGCTTTTCTAGGACCCATTTATCACTGAGCTGTTGATACTAGCCGCGAAGCAACTTGCTATCCAATTCGTTAATAAGGACGTTGTTGTACGTCACTGAATGAGCATTTTACTAAAAGCAGAGTATATGGCATCTTCTGGCAAATAAGCGATGTAGTGTAAATATAATGTTATTGCCAGCGCCGGTCACTCTTGTGCCAGCTTTTCATTGCTATCTTGTGCATTGATCTTTTTGTAATCCACGGCGTGCTCTGAACATTCGACCAACTAATGGCAGCCCTTGTCTTTATTTAGCAGGAGGGGAGGTCCTCCTTGTCATATAGTGCTAGAACACCGTGGTTGAACACGATTTCGCGTAAGTGACTAGCCGCCATTATATAGTTCAGCAGAAAAGCTCTTCACCGTTGTGGCAAGAATCTGGGTTCACGCTCAGCAGCTTCCTGCCTCGACATACCACCGCTACGGTTTTCAACTCTCTGGCCTCGAAGCTTGTCGCCAGTGCTTACTAACACGACCGCTTCCTTATCCTCTCTTAGTTATTCGGTCAATATTCGCGAGTGCCTTTCGATTCCTGTCGGACAAGCGGGCGTCCAAATCGGCAATGCCTACTGGGAACTGTACTGCTTTGAGCAGGGCATTCAGCCAGACGGCCAGATTTCCAGTGACCAGCTGATCGGTGGAGGCATGACTCCTTCACCACGTTCTGCAGCGAGACCGGAGCCGGCAGGCACGTTCCTTGCGACCTCTACGTCGACCTTGAGTCCACGGTCGTCGATGAAGTCCGTACTGGCACTTACAGGTGTGCTGGAGTCCCGCGGCTCCTGTAGGAATCTCGCTAAATTTCACGACTGCGCAGAATTTGTGCTTGAGGTCACCTACCTTAACTTGGTTTGTGCGCAACATAAATCTCTCTACTGAGTGGTAAGGCACGTGGAGTGGAGCCCGCGGTTCAGTCCATAGCTCCTACCTGGTGTTAGACTTGTGCTTCTGTTTATGCTTCCATGATAGCGGAAAAAATCCCACATGCAGTACAACTGTTTACTATCATTATTGCGTCCGTATTTTAATCCAGAAAAACGGCAGCCAACTGGCCACCCTTGGTAACTAAGATTACGGCTCAACATGCGTACTTTTGCCACCAGGGTTGGCAGGCACCGGAGACAAGGAATGAAGATGTCTAGACAGGAGGCAGTTGGCTTATTAGGGAgagtttatttacattatgtacatggcgagctctttcgtacatggcgagctctcgaatGTAGTCCCACTCCGTGGCGCTCCTTcaaatgagccgggtggctcaatATAAAGGGTATGTCAATTCCAGATCCCTAAATCAGGGAACGCGTGGAGATGGCACTGTCCAATCACGGATCACACGTAACCGGTGAGGgtgacgagcatgcacggcccacgtgaacgccCAGTATTCAGGCGATGTCACTGCACTGCCATGTGTTACCaacggggctcttcctcgtcgtgtgcaTGCCGCTGGGCGAGAGGTCTCCAGGTCAggacagcatacatcaaaaggGCCGCCGCAACCAAGCTCAAAAGCGTCCACCGCACTGCTCGTTCAATTAGCGGAGCGATTTGCGGCTACTGTCACTGTCCCTTTCACGAAGGATGTTGCACTTGTCGTCGTCTCGTGAACGGCTTAAGGCGTCGTGGCGGCACGACGCCTCACGACTATACCTGGTGGACATAGGCCGCCAGTCGTTCGGCGACTTGTTTGAGGATCAAAAGAACACCGCTCCCTTGTCGGCCTATGTGCCGGACACAACAGTACTTTGTTAGAATGTACAACATTCCCTTAAAGTTAGAGATGTGCGAATAGGGGAATAGTAAAATTTTTAAGTGTAAATCACGTTCGAATATTGAAATGTCAGTGTGAATCGTAATATCTTTCGAATACTTCAAAGTAAaattgcaggaaaaaaaagatgTTGAGAATAGTTTTCTAAGTCTGTTTTTATAATTTAGCAACACGAACGTGTTTCTTTtcgcaggagagagagagagcaataaataaaaggaagagacagggaggttcaCCATGaataactggtttgctaccctatacaGGTGTGGGGTTGATGAAACACTGGCGGGGTGGTATTTCCTAGTTATTTTTAACTAGAATGAGGCAATGCAGCATCCGAATTGCACTTATTTACTGTGAGCTTCAACGATGCGTTCTGGACAGAGAGAACCAGCACCGGCCATTCCGGCAACATGGTCTACACCATGTTGCCGGAATGAgtcaggacacacacacacacacacacacacacacacacacacacacacacacacacacacacacacacacacacacacacacacacacacacacacacacacacacacacacacacacacacacacacacacacacacacacacacacacacacacacacacacacacacacacacacacagagagagagagagagagagagagagagagagagagagagcactgaACTCGCAACTGGTTGCGGACGCAATGCCTTTTTGTAGGCACGCGTCGAAACGAAAGAGAGATAACACGAAGAAAAGAAGCGGTGAAAACCAGGTGACAACTGCTTGACAAAATGACAATAAACCGAAGGTAACCGCGCAGTCAAATTTTGACGACACAAGTACACCCTCGATAAGATagcagtaaatatatatatatatatatatatatatatatatatatatatatatatatatatatatatatatatatatatatatatatatatatatatatatatatatatatatatatagtttgaaaaagggtttattggcgactgtttcgacggtggtc
Protein-coding regions in this window:
- the LOC119174790 gene encoding tubulin alpha chain yields the protein MRECISVHIGQAGVQIGNACWELYCLEHGIQPDGQISSDKSIGGGDDSFTTFFNETGAGKHVPRAIYVDLEPTVVDEVRTGMYRHLFHPEQLISGKEDAANNYARGHYTIGKEIVDPVLDRIRKLAEQCTGLQGFLIFHSFGGGTGSGFTSLLMERLSVDYGKKSKLEFAIYPAPQISTAVVEPYNSILTTHTTLEHSDCAFMVDNEAIFDICRRNLDIERPSYTNLNRLIGQIVSSITASLRFDGALNVDLTEFQTNLVPYPRIHFPLVTYAPVISAEKAYHEQLTVSEITNACFEPANQMVKCDPRHGKYMACCLLYRGDVVPKDVNAAIAAIKTKRTIQFVDWCPTGFKVGINYQPPTVVPGGDLAKVQRAVCMLSNTTAIAEAWARLDHKFDLMYAKRAFVHWYVGEGMEEGEFSEAREDLAALEKDYEEVGVDSAEGADDESGVEF